Proteins co-encoded in one Neodiprion lecontei isolate iyNeoLeco1 chromosome 3, iyNeoLeco1.1, whole genome shotgun sequence genomic window:
- the LOC107223726 gene encoding uncharacterized protein LOC107223726, which translates to MGKKYGVFLSVTALISIASVVIICISMGTTGWVYATAASVSGLTYGDSDVNHGLFTGSLTRQLVQTATNYDLYITCVWGSNACAWSCLSTASERTAEVESLLAGETPSFACSVSTRALTSTGSTISRADNGTSTSDFLNAGAWLSNVIFMTLLLAAAAISAGLSVVNSVWSPSESYLNVLGIYIANAVTVGLDVIVLIIWGVHYGVRTQTNVAIRDTIVGEFTSETSLGYSYWLLLTPPFLHAINIGLLYLRDTLINSEPPETKIDIEDIADGTLVLF; encoded by the exons atgggtAAGAAGTACGGCGTCTTCCTCTCTGTCACCGCTCTCATCTCGATCGCATCGGTAGTCATCATTTGCATATCCATGGGTACGACTGGATGGGTTTACGCAACGGCTGCTTCGGTCTCAGGTCTCACTTATGGAGACTCCGACGTAAACCATGGACTCTTCACCGGAAGCTTGACGCGACAACTGGTCCAGACGGCGACGAACTACGATCTATACA TAACCTGCGTTTGGGGCTCGAACGCGTGTGCGTGGAGCTGCTTGTCCACAGCTTCGGAAAGAACGGCTGAAGTGGAAAGCCTCTTGGCCGGAGAAACGCCTTCATTCGCCTGCAGCGTGTCGACACGAGCCCTGACCAGCACTGGCTCTACAATATCCAGAGCCGACAATGGAACTT CTACctcagattttttaaacgcCGGTGCCTGGCTGAGCAATGTCATTTTCATGACCCTGCTTCTAGCTGCAGCCGCAATCTCCGCCGGTCTTTCGGTTGTCAACAGCGTATGGAGTCCGTCAGAATCGTACTTGAACGTCCTG GGTATCTACATAGCTAATGCCGTCACCGTAGGCTTGGACGTCATCGTTCTTATCATTTGGGGAGTCCACTATGGGGTGAGAACACAGACCAACGTTGCTATCAGAGACACGATCGTCGGTGAATTCACTTCTGAAACATCTCTCGGATATTCGTACTG GCTTTTATTGACGCCACCCTTCCTTCACGCTATCAATATCGGTCTCCTCTACCTGCGAGACACGTTGATAAACAGCGAGCCGCCCGAAACGAAGATAGACATCGAAGACATCGCCGACGGGACTCTGGTCCTGTTCTAG